In the genome of Saccopteryx leptura isolate mSacLep1 chromosome 10, mSacLep1_pri_phased_curated, whole genome shotgun sequence, one region contains:
- the LOC136382298 gene encoding C-C chemokine receptor type 2-like → MGGDDTLPQLSPNTLSTSHSVLTTNIKGDDEYPTTNFDYEGGVPCNKEDVGQIAAKLLPPLYSLVFLSGFVGNLLVVLILINCKKLKSMTDIYLLNLAVSDLLFLLTFPVWIYCTANGWVSGTAMCKVFTGMYHIGYFGGIFFIILLTIDRYLAIVHAVFALKARTVTFGVVTSGATWVVAVFASLPGIIFTKSQNEGYVCSCGPYFPLGWKNFHTIMRTILSLVLPLLVMVVCYSGILKTLLRCRNERKRHRAVRLIFAIMIIYFLFWAPYNIVLLLNTFQEFFGLSNCQATGQLDKATHVTETLGMMHCCINPIIYAFVGEKFRRYLSVFFRKHIAKHLCKQCPIFYRETADRVSSAYTPSTGEQEVSAGL, encoded by the coding sequence ATGGGTGGCGATGACACGTTACCCCAGCTCAGCCCCAACACGCTGTCCACGTCTCATTCTGTGCTGACCACAAACATCAAGGGGGATGATGAATACCCCACCACCAATTTCGACTACGAGGGCGGTGTACCCTGCAATAAAGAGGACGTGGGACAAATCGCAGCCAAGCTCCTGCCTCCGCTCTACTCCCTGGTGTTCCTCTCCGGTTTCGTGGGCAACCTGCTGGTCGTCCTCATCCTGATCAACTGCAAAAAGCTGAAGAGCATGACTGACATCTACCTGCTCAACTTGGCCGTCTCGGACCTGCTCTTCCTTCTGACTTTCCCGGTGTGGATTTACTGTACCGCGAACGGATGGGTCTCGGGGACCGCGATGTGTAAAGTATTCACGGGGATGTATCACATTGGTTATTTTGGGGGGATCTTCTTCATCATCCTCTTGACAATTGATAGGTACCTGGCGATCGTCCATGCTGTGTTTGCTTTAAAAGCCAGAACGGTCACGTTTGGGGTGGTGACCAGTGGGGCCACCTGGGTGGTGGCCGTGTTCGCCTCCCTCCCGGGAATCATCTTCACCAAATCCCAAAATGAAGGCTATGTGTGCTCCTGCGGCCCTTATTTTCCCTTAGGGTGGAAGAACTTCCATACAATAATGAGGACCATCTTGAGCCTGGTCCTGCCGCTGCTGGTCATGGTCGTCTGCTACTCAGGAATCCTGAAGACGCTGCTTCGGTGTCGAAACGAGAGGAAGAGGCACAGGGCCGTGAGGCTGATCTTTGCGATCATGATCATTTACTTTCTCTTCTGGGCTCCCTACAACATCGTCCTTCTCCTGAACACCTTCCAGGAGTTCTTTGGCCTGAGTAACTGTCAGGCCACTGGCCAACTGGACAAAGCCACGCATGTGACCGAGACCCTGGGGATGATGCACTGTTGCATCAACCCCATCATCTACGCCTTCGTCGGGGAGAAGTTCAGACGGTACCTCTCTGTGTTTTTCCGAAAGCACATTGCCAAACACCTCTGCAAACAATGCCCCATTTTCTACCGGGAGACAGCTGATCGAGTGAGTTCAGCATACACCCCTTCCACCGGGGAGCAGGAAGTCTCGGCTGGTTTGTAA